The Rouxiella sp. WC2420 region GGAAATGGGTGTTGGCTGAGATAGTCGGCTAGCCACATCAGACCATTAGCCAGCGGCGACAGCTCTTCATCAATGTGTAAATCGAGATTCAACTGCCAACGCGTTGCGCTGTGCAGCAAATTGCTCATCGCCGCAGGGTCCCAGTTTGAAGAATGGATAAATCCGCCAAGAAGACTGTGTTCACCGCTTTGTGCCACGGCCTGCGCTATAGCATTCGCGTTATCGGCGTCGGCAAACAGCCCGAGCGGAGCCAAGGCTACGCGCTCCAGCGTGATGCCCGGCTGTTGCAGGTTATTCATTTCCAGCCACGCAAGCGGCGGCGTTGCCGCAAACCAGTCGATATGAGTACGTAAATGGGTGACGCCATTGGCCGCCGCCCAGGTCAGACCTTTGGCCGCGCGCTGGCGGAGATCTTCTGCTGTCCAGTATTGACGGTCCTGATGCATTGCCTCGATGGCGGCCAGCAGGCCCGGCGCAGCTGGGCGGCTGCGGGTCAGTGTAAAGGTTTTATCCAGATGAGCGTGTGGCTCAATCAGCGCAGGCAACGCCAGCGCGCCTTGCAGATCCCATAAATCACTGTGCTGCGAGCTGCGCGGCTTAAGTGACGCAATAAGCCCTTGATTAAAAAAGATATCGGCATTGACTGGCTCGCCGGCCTGCTGCGGCCAGTCGGCAGGCAGCGCCCATAGAGGCAGTCGCACATTGCTCAGGCCGTTGAGCCGTTTAGCGAATTTAGGGATGGGCGCAGTTTGGTTCGGCATCGTCATCATAGATCCAGAACCAAAAGTGGGCTTTTCGAGCGCGAACAGCATACGGTAATTTGCGTATTTTCCTCGCGCTCCTCTTCGGTCAACACGCAGTCGCGATGATCGGGAATGCCGTCAATCACGTCGGTAATACAGGACCCACAAATACCCTGTTCACAGGACAGCATAATATCCGCACCGGCACTGAATAAAACTTCGGCGATAGTCTGACTCGGGCCAACTAAAAAACGCTGGCCGCTGGAATTCAGCTGGATATAAAATGATTGATTATCATTTTGATGACTTAATTTCGCATTGGTGAAACGCTCGAAAGATAATTGCGTCGGCTGCCAATGAAATTCTTGCATAATATCCTGCAGGCGTTGAATAAAACCCTCTGGCCCACAGGCGATAATGGCCGTGTCTTGATGAGGATTGCTTAAACAGCACGGGGTGTTACGACGCAGGGAATCGTTTGCGTCGCTGTAATGCAGAAACAGATTATTGGCCAGCAAAGGGGCTGTGCAACGGCTGATATAGGCAGCTTCCTGTTGGCTGGAAACATAATAATGAAGTTCAAAATCAATATCTTGACTGGCTATCTCTTCTGCCATGGCGAGCAGTGGAGTAATGCCAATACCCCCGGCAAACAGCAGGTAATGTTTAGCCTGCGGCAACGGGAAATGATTGCGCGGTGCTGAAATAGTTATTACGTCGCCCTGTTGCAGAGTTTGGTGAATATAGTGCGACCCGCCCGACGAAAGTGAAGCCAGTTTTACGCAGACCTCATAATATTTCCCATCGCTGCTTTCAGTGCATAGAGAATATTGCCGCGCACCGAGTTCGGGTATGAAAAGGTCAATATGAGCGCCTGCGGAATAAGTCGGTAAATATCCGCCATTTTGGGCGATAAGCTGTAATGAAATATTCCCTGAGCCGTTATTACTCAGCTTGTTAACAATAACCGGAATCAATTCTAGATCTTTCATTATCTTTTACCGTTTTCGCCAGCAGGGGCAGAATGATCCCGCTTAAGTTCACTGTGATTAATTTTTGGACATTGAAACGATTGTTCCCGCCGCACGAAAACTACGTTATTGTGATAAAACTGTTGCGTCCAGCGCTTTGATTCGCACAACCCGTTGCATAAAAGAGAGCACTCAGGATATGTTCGCATTCTCTCGGTTTCTGCTGTATTTCACCGAAGTGGCCCGCCAGGGATCATTTCGTAAAGCCTCTGAAACGCTGCACGTCGCGGCTTCTTCAATCGATCGCCAAATTCTGCGCGTCGAGAAAGAGTTGGCGATGCCATTGTTTGAGCGTCATCCCACCGGTTTAAAGCTCACCGCAGCAGGAGAATTGCTGTTACATGCTGCCAATAACTGGAAAAAAGATTTTTCAAGGGTGTGCGAGCAGCTTGACGATTTACGTGGTTTAAGGCGCGGGCACGTGCGCATCGCCACCATTGACGCGATAAATCGGCACTTCTTTTCGTCGATGCTCAAGAAGGTGCATCTCGAATATCCCAATATCTCATTTACTCTTACCACTATGAATAATATCGATATTCAGCAGGCGCTGATGTCGGGTGATGCCGACTTTGGCATTATGCTTAATCCGCAAACCTCGCGTGAGTTGCAGGTCAGGGCATTTGCCGAAATCAATTTGGGCATCGTGGTTCCTAAAAATCATCCGCTGGCCGCAAGAAGCGGGGTGAGATTTAATCAGTGTCTGGAATATCCGTTTATTATTCCGTCTGCGCCGCTAATGCTGTCCGGTCCGGTCGAGGCGTTGCTGAATATTAACGGCGGGATGGTGAAAGAGGTCGCCGTTTCCAACAATATCCATATGATTCGTTCGTTGATTAAAGAGCAGATTGGCATCGGTATTCTCTGCTGGCTGGATATCATGGATGAAGTGATTAGCGGAGAGTTGGCGTTTATTCCCCTTACCGATCCACAACTTAAGACATTTACCCTGTCGCTGTGTGTTGCCCCGGCGCGGCAGCTTTCTTTGGCTGCCTCGATGATGCTAAAGCAACTTGAGATGCTGTTTAGTCAGATTCAGACCCAGGGACTGAATGCTGGATCTTTTGCACCGTAATGGTGCAACGTGCTCTGCTTTGAATCAAAGGTTGCAGAGTAAGGTGGCGATATTTTAGCCACTACTCACCCATAAAGCGCATGGATGGGGCTTTCCACAAGTTGGCATCGTTTTTGTATAACTCACAGTGAGTAGAAGCGGTCAGTGCAGACAGCTGCATGGGACATTGCTCAGCAACCATTTCGCAATTCAAACTTTGCGCCGAATGGGAGGCTGAGCCGCATTTGCTTGCCCTCTCTTCGGCTTTGATAAGGAGAGGAGCAATGAAATTGAGTTTCGGGTTTCCCCTGTCGCGTTGTGCGTTAGGCACGCTGTTGCTGGGAAGTATTTCCCTGACCGCTCATGCCGATGAAAAAATCACTTTGTTGACGTCTTGGTACGCGCAGGCTGAACAAGGGGGCTATTATCAGGCATTAGCCACGGGTATTTACAAACGTTACGGGCTGGATGTCACCATTCAATCCGGCGGGCCGCAGGTCAACGGCATGCAGTTGCTGCTGGCAAAACGCGCCGATGTGATAATCGGTTACGACCTGCAACTGCTTGACGCCGTTCAGCGCGGATTCCCGGCCAAAGCCATCGCCGCCCCGTTCCAATACGATCCGCAAGGCCTGTTGACGCACGCTTCAGTTACCTCACTTAATGGCCTGCAAGGCAAAACCATTCTGGTGTCCAGTTCCGGGCAATCTACCTGGTGGCCGTGGCTGAAAGAGCAATACCACCTCAGCGATTCACAGGCTCGCCCTTACACCTTCAATATCCAACCGTTTGTCGCCGATGACAATGTCGCTCAGCAGGCCTATGTCAGCTCCGAAGTGTTTCAGGCC contains the following coding sequences:
- a CDS encoding amidohydrolase family protein — encoded protein: MTMPNQTAPIPKFAKRLNGLSNVRLPLWALPADWPQQAGEPVNADIFFNQGLIASLKPRSSQHSDLWDLQGALALPALIEPHAHLDKTFTLTRSRPAAPGLLAAIEAMHQDRQYWTAEDLRQRAAKGLTWAAANGVTHLRTHIDWFAATPPLAWLEMNNLQQPGITLERVALAPLGLFADADNANAIAQAVAQSGEHSLLGGFIHSSNWDPAAMSNLLHSATRWQLNLDLHIDEELSPLANGLMWLADYLSQHPFPGHICCSHGCALASGSEQQSRQVLEVLAKHRVTLISLPMTNLLLQDAVVGRTPRQRGITLIKEARTAGIPVLIGCDNVQDAFCPAGSYDPLDTLTCMLFTAQLDSVFDQHSRLICDLSALTGKLAAVSPLATGSPASLVIFPGSDSVTWPLNSAARLVINRGRLTHQRTWKQELSHES
- a CDS encoding 2Fe-2S iron-sulfur cluster-binding protein; this encodes MKDLELIPVIVNKLSNNGSGNISLQLIAQNGGYLPTYSAGAHIDLFIPELGARQYSLCTESSDGKYYEVCVKLASLSSGGSHYIHQTLQQGDVITISAPRNHFPLPQAKHYLLFAGGIGITPLLAMAEEIASQDIDFELHYYVSSQQEAAYISRCTAPLLANNLFLHYSDANDSLRRNTPCCLSNPHQDTAIIACGPEGFIQRLQDIMQEFHWQPTQLSFERFTNAKLSHQNDNQSFYIQLNSSGQRFLVGPSQTIAEVLFSAGADIMLSCEQGICGSCITDVIDGIPDHRDCVLTEEEREENTQITVCCSRSKSPLLVLDL
- a CDS encoding LysR family transcriptional regulator — translated: MFAFSRFLLYFTEVARQGSFRKASETLHVAASSIDRQILRVEKELAMPLFERHPTGLKLTAAGELLLHAANNWKKDFSRVCEQLDDLRGLRRGHVRIATIDAINRHFFSSMLKKVHLEYPNISFTLTTMNNIDIQQALMSGDADFGIMLNPQTSRELQVRAFAEINLGIVVPKNHPLAARSGVRFNQCLEYPFIIPSAPLMLSGPVEALLNINGGMVKEVAVSNNIHMIRSLIKEQIGIGILCWLDIMDEVISGELAFIPLTDPQLKTFTLSLCVAPARQLSLAASMMLKQLEMLFSQIQTQGLNAGSFAP
- a CDS encoding ABC transporter substrate-binding protein; translation: MKLSFGFPLSRCALGTLLLGSISLTAHADEKITLLTSWYAQAEQGGYYQALATGIYKRYGLDVTIQSGGPQVNGMQLLLAKRADVIIGYDLQLLDAVQRGFPAKAIAAPFQYDPQGLLTHASVTSLNGLQGKTILVSSSGQSTWWPWLKEQYHLSDSQARPYTFNIQPFVADDNVAQQAYVSSEVFQAKKAGVKSNFFLFSEHGYPPYGGILITRDDLIASRKETMAKFVKASMEGWVSYLDNPAPGNALIKKDNPKMEDDLLAWAVAQIKQHHLIDGGDATAQGWGTMTDARWQKTRDFMVNAKLLKADTDWKQAYTTEFVKNLHVEP